In one Nitrososphaera viennensis EN76 genomic region, the following are encoded:
- a CDS encoding BMP family lipoprotein: MSLALVAPVQQTAFAQSSGKQLKIALVTDALFSDGGWGATAYSAGKLLESKYGYKLAYAENIAIPDIEATLRQYANDGYDLIIAHGFQWGDPAVKVGKDYPNTKFVVFTGLVSSQNVASIFPMQQEGTFLLGALAATMDKTGTIAYVGGDQYPNLINLFEGYKQGAHYVNPNIKVIGTYLGDWDNPAKGKEAGLAQVNAGADFLFHVADTSGHGVIEAAKEKGIYAFGAVADQNRLAPDTVLTSFVLDIDKAFDQAVQMVLQDKFEGKVFKPGIEAEKGGPGDGIVYLAPFHSLDGKVPADVKARLSQLTQDVIDKKIAVPERYAATSDIGVTVQLDGTSYSVTGISPQSKVTSVTVNPNNKSVNVKFDKGGDVELKLPTSMISGISMVKAGSTDVQFVTISSTDAETHIKFTVPDGSTSVDVYGTNVVPEFGVMAALLLAASLVAIIGLARFRGSSIGLGRL, translated from the coding sequence ATGTCATTGGCGCTGGTTGCTCCCGTGCAGCAGACAGCTTTTGCACAGAGTAGCGGAAAGCAGCTAAAGATAGCGCTCGTCACGGACGCCCTTTTCAGCGACGGAGGGTGGGGGGCGACTGCGTACAGTGCAGGCAAACTGTTGGAGAGTAAGTACGGGTACAAGCTGGCTTATGCTGAAAACATTGCAATACCGGACATTGAAGCTACATTAAGGCAGTACGCGAATGACGGCTACGACCTGATAATCGCGCACGGGTTCCAGTGGGGAGACCCGGCAGTCAAGGTGGGCAAGGACTATCCAAACACCAAGTTCGTGGTGTTCACCGGACTTGTCAGCTCGCAGAACGTGGCCTCCATCTTCCCGATGCAGCAGGAAGGCACGTTCCTGCTGGGCGCGCTGGCTGCCACCATGGACAAGACCGGCACCATAGCCTATGTAGGCGGGGATCAGTACCCGAACCTCATCAACCTCTTTGAGGGTTACAAGCAAGGCGCACACTATGTCAATCCTAACATCAAGGTAATTGGAACCTATCTGGGCGACTGGGACAACCCTGCCAAGGGCAAAGAAGCAGGCCTAGCGCAAGTTAACGCCGGTGCAGACTTTTTGTTCCATGTGGCAGACACGTCGGGCCACGGCGTCATAGAGGCTGCCAAGGAAAAGGGGATTTACGCGTTTGGCGCAGTTGCAGACCAGAACCGGCTGGCGCCGGACACCGTGCTGACGTCATTCGTGCTTGACATAGACAAGGCGTTTGACCAGGCCGTGCAGATGGTCCTGCAGGACAAGTTTGAAGGCAAGGTGTTCAAGCCCGGCATAGAGGCCGAGAAAGGAGGTCCGGGCGACGGCATCGTGTACCTGGCGCCGTTCCACAGCCTAGACGGCAAGGTGCCTGCAGACGTGAAAGCACGGCTGTCGCAACTGACGCAAGACGTGATAGACAAGAAAATAGCCGTGCCGGAAAGGTACGCGGCAACAAGCGACATCGGCGTGACTGTTCAGCTCGACGGCACGAGCTATAGCGTGACCGGAATATCTCCGCAAAGCAAGGTGACGAGCGTCACGGTAAACCCTAACAACAAGTCGGTGAATGTCAAGTTCGACAAGGGAGGAGACGTGGAGCTAAAGCTGCCAACTAGCATGATAAGCGGCATATCCATGGTAAAAGCGGGAAGCACGGATGTGCAGTTTGTAACCATCAGCTCTACGGACGCCGAGACGCACATCAAGTTCACCGTGCCTGACGGCAGCACGTCGGTTGATGTTTATGGCACAAACGTCGTGCCTGAATTCGGCGTGATGGCGGCCTTGTTGCTTGCAGCCTCGCTCGTCGCGATAATCGGGCTTGCCCGCTTTAGGGGAAGCTCGATAGGACTTGGAAGGCTCTAG
- a CDS encoding ABC transporter permease, with protein MAGEEAIIIGIIVSGIRLSIPILFAALGEKIAERSGVLNLGVEGMMLIGAFTGFMGTYLTGNYVVGILMAIVGAAALAILMGFMSITIRTNQLAAGLAIWLLGTGLAALLYRLAFGVRTVAPSVELMPKIDIPGLSNLPGIGPVLFNHDPLVYIAFLLVPLTHYFIFKTKLGLKIRTVGENPKQADTLGVNVYRIRYLTLIIGGALAGVGGAYFSLVQTGYFLENVTGGAGWIALALVIFGRWKAYWITLGAFIFGMVDSFQLGLQATGVQVPFQFLLMLPYLIPIAVLAGMYKKTGAPAALAIPYKRGQR; from the coding sequence ATGGCCGGCGAAGAGGCGATTATCATCGGCATCATAGTATCGGGCATCCGTCTGAGCATTCCCATCCTCTTTGCCGCGCTGGGTGAAAAGATTGCAGAGCGCTCTGGCGTTTTGAACCTGGGGGTTGAGGGGATGATGCTGATTGGCGCATTTACCGGCTTCATGGGCACGTACCTGACCGGGAACTATGTCGTCGGAATCCTGATGGCAATCGTAGGAGCGGCAGCCCTTGCGATCCTCATGGGGTTCATGAGCATCACCATCCGGACCAACCAGCTTGCAGCCGGCTTGGCAATATGGCTGCTTGGAACAGGGCTTGCCGCGCTGCTCTACAGGCTCGCTTTTGGCGTCCGCACAGTCGCCCCAAGCGTAGAACTCATGCCAAAAATCGACATACCCGGGCTCTCGAACCTTCCGGGCATCGGGCCTGTTCTGTTCAACCACGACCCGCTCGTATACATTGCGTTTCTGCTGGTGCCCCTGACTCATTATTTCATCTTCAAGACAAAGCTGGGCCTCAAGATAAGGACGGTCGGGGAGAACCCAAAACAGGCAGACACCCTCGGCGTCAACGTTTACCGCATACGCTACCTGACACTGATAATCGGAGGGGCCCTGGCAGGAGTAGGCGGCGCCTACTTTTCGCTTGTCCAGACTGGCTATTTCCTTGAAAACGTCACGGGGGGAGCCGGGTGGATTGCACTTGCGCTGGTGATATTCGGGAGGTGGAAGGCGTACTGGATTACCCTCGGCGCATTCATATTCGGCATGGTCGACTCGTTCCAGCTCGGGCTGCAGGCCACAGGGGTGCAGGTGCCGTTCCAGTTCCTCCTGATGCTTCCATACCTGATCCCGATTGCAGTCCTTGCCGGAATGTACAAGAAGACCGGCGCGCCTGCCGCGCTGGCCATCCCGTACAAGAGGGGACAAAGGTGA
- a CDS encoding ABC transporter permease has product MSVASIFYQTREKVRDVKFFVPFLSASLAFVVGAIILGSTGVDVGKAYAIMFQGAFGNVFGFGDVMLKTISLLLTGLAVSVAFKCRQWNIGAEGQLYMGALGGTLVGISLLGSVPGLAILAAIVLSFIFGALYALVPAALKVKFGVNEVISTVLLNFVALLFISFLLHGPIKAPGFNPYSPEISDASQMPIVFPGTRLHAGIFIAALATVGVYYLWKTKIGFEIRSVGANIKAARYAGMNITKSVFITLGISGGLAGIAGGLLVSGVQHILIEGISPGYGFVAVIIALLGRQHPLGVAIVAFFFSALMTGSETMYRSIGVPSAFSMTLQALVLVFVLVGELFVIWLGMRKKGGAR; this is encoded by the coding sequence ATGAGCGTCGCAAGCATATTCTATCAGACGCGGGAGAAGGTCAGAGACGTCAAGTTCTTTGTTCCTTTCCTGTCCGCAAGCCTGGCTTTTGTCGTGGGCGCCATCATACTGGGCTCCACCGGCGTGGATGTCGGAAAGGCTTATGCCATAATGTTCCAGGGGGCCTTTGGCAATGTCTTCGGGTTTGGGGATGTGATGCTAAAGACCATTTCGCTTCTCTTGACCGGGCTGGCCGTCTCTGTTGCGTTCAAGTGCAGGCAATGGAACATCGGGGCGGAGGGCCAGCTGTACATGGGCGCCCTCGGAGGCACCCTTGTCGGGATCTCTCTTTTGGGCTCGGTCCCTGGCCTTGCTATCCTTGCCGCAATCGTCCTGAGTTTTATTTTCGGCGCGCTCTATGCCCTTGTCCCGGCCGCCCTCAAGGTCAAGTTCGGCGTGAACGAGGTCATCTCGACCGTGCTCCTGAACTTTGTCGCGCTCCTCTTTATATCGTTCCTGCTGCACGGGCCGATCAAGGCGCCCGGCTTTAACCCGTACTCCCCGGAAATATCCGACGCGTCACAGATGCCAATAGTTTTTCCCGGCACGCGCCTTCATGCCGGCATTTTCATAGCCGCCCTTGCGACTGTCGGGGTCTACTACCTCTGGAAGACCAAGATAGGATTCGAGATAAGGAGCGTCGGCGCAAACATCAAGGCGGCACGCTATGCCGGGATGAACATCACAAAGAGCGTTTTCATCACGCTGGGCATAAGCGGCGGCCTGGCCGGGATTGCCGGCGGCCTGCTCGTTTCTGGCGTGCAGCATATCCTGATAGAGGGGATCTCGCCCGGTTATGGCTTTGTGGCCGTCATAATAGCCCTACTTGGAAGGCAGCATCCGTTGGGTGTGGCCATAGTGGCCTTCTTTTTCTCTGCCCTGATGACAGGCTCTGAAACCATGTACAGGAGCATCGGTGTGCCCAGCGCGTTTTCCATGACGCTGCAAGCCCTTGTGCTTGTGTTCGTGCTGGTCGGCGAGCTATTTGTAATCTGGCTTGGCATGAGGAAAAAGGGGGGTGCGCGCTAA
- a CDS encoding ABC transporter ATP-binding protein, whose protein sequence is MKGITIRFGDVVANDSVDFELSKGEIHALLGENGAGKSTLMSILYGLYQPQAGEVYVKGKKTDIKSPNDALELGIAMVHQHFLLTLPHTVTENVIVGLKSKGLFLDLAGAEKKITQLSEKYGLKVDPKAIVGNLAVGEQQRVEIIKALYRDVDILILDEPTGMLTPQEEKALFATLESMVKQGLSIIFITHKLHEVMEASTRVTVLRGGKVVGTIKTSETSETELAKMMVGRPVIESMEPRPSGGRGAVLQLKNISALNNVNIMYLKDLSFELRKGEILGIAGVDGNGQTELAEVIAGLRKVQAGEIIMDGKSVANLPPRKIREWGLAYVPQDRLDTGLILEYSIAENLILDRWYTGEYSGRIFLKQEKMKKFAQNVVSDFEVKTAGINVPVNSMSGGNLQKVLMARELARNPKVLVVHNPTRGLDIGATEYIHKQLVKQRDNGVGVLMISLDLDEILTVCDRIAVIYEGKIMDVVDRKDADVDYLGLLMGGRKAIPKEGTV, encoded by the coding sequence ATGAAGGGGATCACCATCAGGTTCGGGGACGTGGTGGCAAACGACAGCGTCGATTTCGAGCTGTCAAAAGGCGAGATTCATGCGCTCTTGGGAGAAAACGGCGCCGGCAAGTCCACGCTCATGAGCATCCTTTACGGGCTGTACCAGCCTCAGGCAGGCGAGGTTTACGTGAAAGGAAAGAAAACCGACATTAAATCGCCAAACGACGCCCTTGAGCTTGGGATTGCGATGGTGCACCAGCACTTTCTGCTCACGCTCCCGCACACCGTCACGGAAAACGTCATCGTGGGCCTAAAGTCCAAGGGGCTGTTCTTGGACTTGGCAGGCGCTGAAAAAAAGATAACCCAGCTGTCTGAAAAGTACGGGCTCAAGGTAGACCCAAAGGCCATAGTGGGCAACCTGGCAGTGGGGGAGCAGCAGCGCGTCGAAATAATCAAGGCGCTCTACAGGGACGTCGACATCCTGATCCTTGACGAGCCCACAGGTATGCTCACCCCACAGGAAGAAAAAGCGCTGTTTGCAACGCTTGAATCCATGGTGAAGCAGGGGCTTTCCATAATATTCATCACCCACAAGCTCCACGAAGTCATGGAGGCAAGCACGAGGGTCACTGTGCTGCGTGGCGGCAAGGTGGTCGGAACCATCAAGACCTCTGAAACCAGCGAGACCGAGCTTGCCAAGATGATGGTCGGCCGCCCTGTGATAGAGAGCATGGAACCCCGGCCATCCGGCGGGCGGGGCGCTGTCCTGCAGCTGAAAAACATCTCGGCGCTCAACAACGTGAACATAATGTACCTGAAAGACCTGTCGTTTGAGCTCCGCAAGGGGGAAATCCTTGGCATAGCCGGCGTCGACGGAAACGGCCAGACCGAGCTTGCCGAAGTGATAGCAGGACTGAGAAAGGTGCAGGCCGGCGAAATAATCATGGACGGAAAGTCCGTGGCAAACCTGCCGCCAAGAAAGATCAGGGAATGGGGCCTTGCTTATGTTCCGCAGGACAGGCTTGACACGGGGCTCATTCTGGAGTACTCTATTGCCGAAAACCTCATCCTGGACAGGTGGTATACAGGCGAATACTCCGGCAGGATATTTCTGAAACAGGAAAAGATGAAAAAGTTCGCGCAAAACGTGGTGTCTGATTTTGAAGTAAAGACGGCAGGGATAAACGTCCCCGTAAACTCGATGTCGGGCGGAAACTTGCAAAAGGTGCTGATGGCAAGGGAGCTTGCCAGAAATCCCAAGGTTCTAGTCGTGCACAACCCGACCAGAGGCCTTGACATCGGCGCGACAGAATACATCCACAAGCAGCTGGTGAAACAGCGCGACAACGGCGTGGGCGTCCTGATGATTTCGCTCGACCTGGACGAGATACTGACAGTCTGCGACCGCATTGCCGTGATTTACGAAGGCAAGATAATGGACGTGGTGGACAGAAAGGACGCCGACGTGGATTACCTCGGCCTGTTGATGGGGGGCAGAAAGGCAATCCCGAAGGAGGGGACGGTATGA